In Citrobacter sp. RHB25-C09, the following proteins share a genomic window:
- a CDS encoding DUF1116 domain-containing protein, whose protein sequence is MYSSIAQANDAIIERIKAARPHWVAVRPAKEAVAELSSGRKLLHAGPPIAWEEMTGPMRGACIGASLFEGWAASEEEAVRLLAQGEVEFIPCHHVGAVGPMGGITSANMPVLVVRDVVHGNQSCCNLNEGIGKVMRFGAYGDDVQARLRWMRDTLAPVLQDALSRMENGIDLTAMMAQAITMGDEFHQRNIAASSLLLRTLSPVIAGLDRPKAEIIEVLQFLSVTDQFFLNLAMAYSKAVMDAAAEIKAGSVVTAMTRNGREFGIRVSGTGDRWFTAPVNTPQGLFFTGYSQADANPDIGDSAITETLGIGGAAMIAAPGVTRFVGAGGMGAALETSEEMAEIYLANNPLFQIPSWDFKGACLGLDIRRVVETGITPLINTGIAHREAGIGQVGAGTVRAPLLCFEKALEALAEEHHITA, encoded by the coding sequence ATGTATTCATCAATTGCACAGGCCAACGACGCCATTATTGAACGTATTAAAGCCGCGCGTCCGCATTGGGTTGCCGTTCGTCCGGCAAAAGAAGCGGTAGCGGAATTGTCTTCGGGACGTAAATTACTGCATGCCGGTCCGCCAATTGCCTGGGAAGAGATGACCGGCCCGATGCGCGGCGCCTGCATTGGCGCATCGCTGTTTGAAGGCTGGGCGGCGAGTGAAGAAGAGGCTGTGCGTCTGCTGGCGCAGGGTGAAGTGGAATTTATTCCTTGTCATCACGTAGGGGCCGTTGGGCCGATGGGCGGTATCACCTCTGCGAACATGCCGGTGCTGGTGGTGCGAGATGTGGTACATGGCAACCAGTCCTGTTGCAACCTGAACGAAGGGATTGGCAAAGTGATGCGCTTTGGCGCTTACGGCGACGACGTGCAGGCGCGCCTGCGCTGGATGCGTGATACCCTGGCACCCGTGCTACAGGACGCGCTGTCTCGTATGGAGAACGGTATTGACCTGACAGCGATGATGGCGCAAGCAATCACCATGGGCGACGAGTTCCACCAGCGTAACATCGCGGCCTCTTCGCTGCTGCTGCGCACCTTGTCCCCGGTGATTGCCGGCCTGGATCGCCCGAAAGCGGAAATCATTGAGGTGCTGCAGTTCCTCAGCGTCACCGATCAGTTCTTCCTCAACCTGGCGATGGCCTACAGCAAAGCGGTCATGGATGCGGCGGCAGAGATTAAAGCCGGGTCGGTAGTCACGGCGATGACGCGCAACGGTCGTGAGTTCGGCATTCGCGTTAGTGGTACCGGGGACCGTTGGTTCACCGCACCGGTGAATACACCACAGGGTTTGTTCTTCACCGGCTACAGCCAGGCCGATGCAAACCCGGACATTGGTGACAGCGCAATTACCGAAACGCTGGGCATTGGCGGCGCGGCGATGATTGCCGCACCGGGCGTGACCCGTTTTGTCGGCGCAGGCGGAATGGGCGCGGCGCTGGAAACCTCCGAAGAGATGGCGGAAATTTACCTCGCCAACAATCCGCTGTTCCAGATCCCATCATGGGACTTCAAAGGAGCCTGTCTGGGGCTGGATATCCGTCGCGTAGTGGAAACGGGGATCACGCCGTTGATCAATACCGGTATCGCTCACCGCGAAGCGGGGATTGGTCAGGTAGGTGCAGGTACGGTTCGCGCGCCGCTGTTGTGCTTTGAAAAAGCGCTCGAGGCGCTGGCGGAAGAGCACCACATCACCGCGTAG
- a CDS encoding DUF2877 domain-containing protein produces the protein MIRINALASAGLDRLPDGEWLLHSRFSQAINFIHANGELLTLYRYGKGMGPTGALLSHAQFSSLTMATQLIKNGNILSGSDHAIHPRRSLKLHLTSGAVLPVDLSSFLHLSGLCGRLNQPLEAMPLFPEIMDGLEHWQHGNIPDWQWLIGRGPGLTPSGDDMLTGMLAVFCAERIPIHLFLPSADQLALLTTAVSCSYLNSARLGEFSTPVLSVIRGLQTRRDANRALHRLLAVGHTSGADTIVGMALAQRWLLRADSRGMNARSGNNTHVFTGG, from the coding sequence ATGATCAGGATTAACGCGCTGGCCTCCGCCGGGCTTGATCGCCTCCCGGACGGAGAATGGCTATTGCACAGCCGATTCTCGCAGGCGATCAACTTCATCCATGCGAATGGCGAACTGCTGACGTTGTATCGCTATGGAAAAGGCATGGGGCCGACGGGTGCACTGCTGAGCCATGCGCAGTTTTCCAGCCTGACGATGGCGACGCAGCTCATTAAAAACGGAAACATCCTGAGCGGTTCGGATCATGCCATTCATCCTCGTCGTTCGCTCAAACTGCACCTGACTTCTGGGGCAGTCCTCCCCGTCGATCTCTCTTCTTTTTTGCACCTAAGCGGCCTGTGCGGAAGGCTTAATCAACCCCTCGAAGCCATGCCGTTGTTTCCGGAAATCATGGACGGGCTCGAGCATTGGCAGCACGGGAACATCCCGGACTGGCAGTGGCTTATCGGACGCGGGCCAGGGTTGACACCCAGCGGGGACGATATGTTGACGGGAATGCTGGCAGTATTTTGCGCCGAACGTATACCGATTCACCTTTTTTTACCCTCGGCGGATCAACTGGCATTACTTACAACTGCGGTAAGCTGTAGCTATCTGAACAGCGCCAGGCTGGGTGAGTTTTCGACGCCGGTTCTGAGCGTGATTCGTGGTTTACAAACTCGACGCGACGCCAACCGTGCGCTTCATCGCCTGCTCGCGGTAGGACACACTTCCGGTGCCGATACCATCGTGGGAATGGCGTTAGCGCAACGCTGGCTCCTCAGGGCTGACTCAAGGGGAATGAATGCTCGATCAGGAAACAATACGCACGTTTTTACGGGTGGCTGA
- the allS gene encoding HTH-type transcriptional activator AllS, which produces MLDQETIRTFLRVAETESFSRAASSLHKTPAAISYRIKTLEEQIGTQLFLRTTRSVSLTLAGQHLLEHCRQWLNWLDAMPDELQQINAGVERQVNIVINNLLYQPQTTADLLTWLHQQFPFTRFQISRQVYMGVWDSLLYDDFQLAIGVTGSESLSNNISLLPLGDISWQFVVAQNHPLARHPAAVLSDDMLRRYPAINIEDTSRTLTRRVAWLLSGQKEIKVPDLSTKLACHLSGLGVGFLPERLCRPYVESGALVARSVANSRQPSPLSLAWKNAGSGKVVSEIADIFRQKLPLVGGFLRMVDRPAERQK; this is translated from the coding sequence ATGCTCGATCAGGAAACAATACGCACGTTTTTACGGGTGGCTGAGACGGAGAGTTTTTCCCGTGCCGCCAGTTCGTTACATAAAACACCCGCAGCGATCAGCTACCGGATTAAAACGCTGGAAGAACAGATCGGGACGCAGCTTTTTTTGCGTACCACCCGTTCCGTCAGCCTGACGCTGGCGGGTCAGCACCTGCTCGAGCATTGCCGACAGTGGCTTAACTGGCTGGATGCGATGCCGGATGAGCTTCAGCAGATCAACGCTGGCGTTGAACGTCAGGTGAATATCGTCATCAACAATCTGCTGTATCAACCGCAAACGACCGCCGATTTACTGACATGGCTGCATCAACAATTTCCCTTTACCCGCTTCCAGATTTCCCGTCAGGTCTATATGGGCGTCTGGGATTCGCTGCTGTATGACGACTTTCAACTGGCGATAGGCGTCACCGGGTCGGAATCATTGTCGAATAACATTTCTCTGCTGCCGCTGGGGGATATCAGTTGGCAGTTTGTGGTTGCACAAAACCACCCTTTAGCCCGCCATCCGGCGGCGGTGTTATCTGATGATATGCTGCGACGTTATCCGGCGATCAATATTGAGGACACCTCGCGAACCCTTACCCGCCGCGTCGCATGGCTGCTGAGCGGGCAGAAGGAGATCAAGGTTCCCGATCTCAGTACTAAGCTAGCGTGTCATTTAAGCGGCCTGGGCGTCGGTTTTTTGCCGGAGCGTCTGTGTCGGCCTTACGTCGAGTCCGGCGCGCTGGTAGCCCGTTCGGTGGCGAACTCCCGGCAGCCGTCGCCGCTATCACTTGCCTGGAAGAATGCCGGAAGCGGGAAAGTGGTCAGTGAAATTGCCGACATTTTCCGGCAAAAGCTGCCCCTGGTCGGTGGATTTTTGCGGATGGTGGATCGGCCTGCTGAGCGGCAAAAGTAA
- a CDS encoding carbamate kinase, with protein MKKKLVIALGGNALLQRGEILSAENQQRSIQLFAQMVTTLARDYQLVIVHGNGPQVGLLALQNAAYTEAPAWPLDILVAESQGMIGVAIAQALTQSSGGVPVTTLMTRVEVDPQDEAFAAPGKYIGPVYQPEQQAELEARYGWTMKADGQYIRRVVASPMPQNIIDSDAILTLMEAGHTVICCGGGGVPVVAQNGGYQGTEAVIDKDLTAAVLANAINADHLLILTDADAVYENWGTPQARALRHVTTEELAPFAAPDGAMGPKAGAVIQFVKQTGNTAFIGALKDAPQILAGEKGTCVTR; from the coding sequence ATGAAAAAGAAACTGGTTATTGCCCTGGGTGGCAATGCGTTATTACAGCGTGGAGAAATTCTGAGCGCAGAAAACCAACAGCGCAGCATTCAGCTTTTTGCGCAAATGGTGACAACGCTGGCCCGCGATTACCAGCTGGTGATTGTTCACGGTAACGGTCCGCAGGTGGGTCTGCTGGCCTTACAGAATGCGGCGTACACGGAAGCCCCGGCCTGGCCGTTGGATATTCTGGTCGCCGAAAGCCAGGGGATGATTGGCGTCGCGATAGCGCAGGCGCTGACGCAAAGCAGTGGCGGCGTCCCCGTGACGACGCTGATGACGCGTGTTGAAGTCGACCCGCAGGATGAAGCCTTTGCCGCGCCGGGTAAATACATCGGTCCGGTGTATCAACCGGAGCAGCAGGCTGAACTGGAGGCGCGTTACGGCTGGACGATGAAGGCCGATGGTCAGTACATCCGCCGCGTCGTCGCCTCCCCGATGCCGCAAAACATTATCGACAGCGACGCGATCCTCACGCTGATGGAAGCGGGACATACGGTGATTTGCTGCGGCGGCGGTGGCGTTCCGGTTGTTGCACAGAACGGTGGATACCAGGGGACCGAAGCGGTGATCGATAAAGATCTGACTGCGGCGGTACTCGCTAACGCCATTAATGCCGATCACTTGCTGATCCTGACCGATGCCGACGCCGTCTATGAAAACTGGGGAACACCTCAGGCGCGCGCACTGCGTCACGTCACAACAGAAGAACTGGCACCGTTCGCCGCACCGGACGGTGCGATGGGGCCGAAAGCGGGCGCCGTCATTCAGTTTGTTAAACAGACCGGGAATACGGCGTTTATCGGTGCGTTGAAAGACGCACCGCAGATTCTCGCAGGAGAAAAAGGCACCTGCGTGACGCGTTAG
- a CDS encoding acyl-CoA synthetase FdrA encodes MIYAFIKKGSFQDSVSLMIISRKLSERPEVDQVSVMMGTPANKAMLDSTGFWHDDFAEATPNDICVAVRTHEEQPEILELIREQLETELSAIANASGSSQQLLKARRWESACQKLPQANLLLVSVAGEYAASVAREGLLAGKNVMMFSDNVPLEQEVELKTLARERGLIVMGPDCGTAMVAGSPLAFANVLPDGGIGVIGASGTGIQEVTSQIALHQQGISHAIGLGGRDLSADVGGISALTALEMLAADAATRVIAFVSKPPAPQVRTRIIEAMQKVGKPVVALFLGSKPEQRREGNVWLANSLSDAAQLAVLLMRVAQQREIQPEVAGKGIYGLYAGGTLAAEAAMLLSAGLGVPVSESHADGVMLEAEGHRIVDLGDDSYTLGRPHPMIDPTTRSIEIEKLAAMPEVGVLLLDVVLGYGACADPAGAVVEAIEQVRAKRAAPLVTIATMTGTDADPQGRSGQIDILQAAGIAVVETLEEAVLLAISLTHHQDVSVAVEHCALLDGIQVINAGLRSFALDLQSSGTPVVHYQWAPIAGGNARLASLLKQLH; translated from the coding sequence ATGATTTACGCCTTTATTAAAAAGGGAAGTTTTCAGGACTCCGTCAGCCTGATGATTATTTCCCGCAAATTAAGTGAACGCCCGGAAGTCGATCAGGTTTCAGTCATGATGGGAACGCCAGCGAATAAAGCCATGTTGGATTCAACCGGCTTCTGGCATGACGACTTTGCCGAAGCTACCCCGAACGACATTTGCGTGGCAGTAAGAACCCATGAGGAACAGCCTGAGATCCTCGAATTAATTCGCGAGCAGCTGGAAACCGAGCTGAGTGCTATTGCCAATGCATCGGGCAGTTCGCAGCAGTTACTGAAGGCACGCCGCTGGGAGAGCGCCTGCCAGAAATTACCGCAGGCCAATTTGCTGCTGGTTTCCGTTGCCGGAGAATATGCCGCCTCGGTGGCCAGAGAAGGGCTGCTGGCGGGCAAAAACGTGATGATGTTTTCCGACAACGTGCCTCTGGAACAGGAGGTTGAACTGAAAACGCTGGCGCGTGAGCGTGGGCTGATTGTGATGGGACCGGACTGCGGAACGGCGATGGTTGCGGGCAGTCCCCTGGCGTTCGCTAACGTGCTCCCGGACGGTGGGATTGGCGTGATTGGCGCATCCGGCACCGGTATTCAGGAAGTCACCTCGCAGATTGCGCTGCATCAGCAAGGTATTAGTCATGCTATCGGTTTAGGTGGGCGTGACCTGAGCGCAGACGTTGGCGGGATTAGTGCCTTAACCGCGCTTGAGATGCTGGCCGCAGACGCTGCCACGCGCGTCATTGCCTTTGTCTCCAAGCCGCCAGCACCGCAGGTCAGAACCCGTATTATTGAAGCGATGCAGAAAGTGGGAAAACCGGTTGTTGCGCTCTTTTTGGGCAGTAAGCCGGAACAGCGCCGCGAAGGGAATGTCTGGCTGGCGAATTCACTGTCTGATGCCGCGCAGCTGGCAGTTCTGCTGATGCGCGTGGCGCAACAGCGAGAGATACAGCCTGAAGTCGCCGGAAAAGGCATTTATGGCCTGTATGCGGGCGGCACGCTGGCCGCTGAAGCGGCGATGCTTCTGTCTGCCGGTCTGGGTGTACCGGTGAGTGAAAGCCATGCCGACGGCGTGATGCTGGAGGCAGAAGGGCACCGGATTGTCGACCTGGGCGATGACAGTTATACGCTGGGCAGACCGCACCCGATGATCGACCCGACCACCCGCAGTATTGAAATAGAAAAACTGGCGGCAATGCCGGAAGTGGGCGTGCTGTTGCTGGATGTGGTACTGGGCTACGGCGCGTGTGCAGACCCGGCGGGTGCAGTGGTTGAAGCCATCGAACAGGTCCGTGCCAAGCGTGCCGCGCCACTGGTGACCATCGCCACCATGACCGGCACCGACGCTGACCCACAGGGGCGCAGCGGCCAAATCGACATTCTCCAGGCGGCAGGCATCGCGGTGGTGGAAACCCTCGAAGAAGCCGTGCTGCTCGCCATCAGCCTGACCCATCATCAGGACGTCAGCGTAGCGGTTGAACACTGTGCCCTGCTGGACGGTATCCAGGTGATTAACGCCGGGTTGCGCAGCTTTGCGCTGGATCTGCAAAGCAGCGGCACGCCGGTTGTGCATTATCAGTGGGCGCCCATTGCCGGTGGTAATGCCCGTCTTGCCAGTTTACTCAAGCAGTTACATTAA
- a CDS encoding small-conductance mechanosensitive channel MscS: MEDLNVVDSINGAGTWLVRNQALLLSYAVNIVAAIAIIIVGMIVARLVSNTVNRLMVTRHIDATVADFLSALVRYGIIAFTLIAALGRVGVQTASVIAVLGAAGLAVGLALQGSLSNLAAGVLLVMFRPFRAGEYVDLGGVAGTVLNVQIFSTTMRTVDGKIVVIPNGKIIAGNIINFSREPVRRNEFIIGVAYDSDIDQVKKILTDIIESDERILKDREMTVRLNELGASSINFVIRVWSNSGDLQNVYWDVLERIKREFDAAGISFPYPQMDVNFKRVKENAAE, encoded by the coding sequence ATGGAAGATTTGAATGTTGTTGATAGCATCAACGGCGCGGGGACCTGGCTGGTCCGTAACCAGGCGTTATTGCTGAGCTATGCCGTCAACATCGTTGCGGCTATCGCCATTATTATCGTCGGGATGATCGTGGCGCGTCTGGTATCTAATACCGTTAACCGCCTGATGGTTACGCGTCATATCGACGCCACCGTTGCTGACTTCCTCTCCGCACTGGTGCGCTATGGGATTATTGCCTTCACCCTGATTGCCGCCCTGGGGCGGGTGGGCGTACAGACTGCCTCGGTGATCGCCGTGCTCGGTGCCGCCGGTTTAGCGGTCGGTCTGGCTTTGCAGGGCTCGCTGTCTAACCTGGCCGCAGGCGTACTGCTGGTGATGTTCCGGCCGTTCCGTGCCGGTGAGTATGTTGATCTGGGCGGCGTCGCCGGAACCGTGCTGAACGTGCAGATCTTCTCCACCACGATGCGTACCGTCGACGGTAAAATTGTGGTGATCCCGAACGGTAAAATCATCGCCGGTAATATCATTAACTTTTCGCGTGAGCCGGTGCGCCGTAATGAATTCATTATTGGCGTGGCCTATGATTCAGACATCGATCAGGTGAAGAAGATCCTCACCGACATTATTGAATCAGATGAGCGAATTCTGAAAGACCGCGAAATGACGGTGCGTCTGAACGAGTTGGGTGCGTCGTCGATTAATTTTGTGATCCGTGTCTGGAGTAACAGCGGCGATCTGCAAAATGTGTACTGGGACGTGCTGGAGCGTATTAAGCGTGAGTTTGATGCCGCCGGCATCAGCTTCCCGTATCCGCAAATGGACGTGAATTTCAAACGCGTGAAAGAGAACGCGGCGGAGTAA
- a CDS encoding oxidative stress defense protein, with translation MKFKVMALAALVGFSAMAVQAGELPDGPHIVTSGTASVDAAPDIATLAIEVNVAAKDAATAKKQADERVAQYLSFLEQNQIAKKDISSANLRTQPDYDYQNGKSILKGYRAVRTVEVTLRQLDKLNPLLDGALKAGLNEIRSVSLGVAQPDAYKDKARKAAIDNAIHQAQELAAGFNSKLGPVYSVRYHVSNYQPSPMVRMMKADAAPVSAQETYEQAAIQFDDQVDVVFQLEPAAGQQQATAAKAQ, from the coding sequence GTGAAGTTCAAAGTGATGGCCCTGGCGGCATTAGTCGGATTCAGTGCAATGGCGGTGCAGGCAGGCGAGTTGCCTGACGGACCGCATATCGTGACTTCCGGAACGGCAAGCGTGGACGCGGCTCCTGATATTGCCACACTGGCAATTGAAGTGAATGTGGCGGCGAAAGACGCAGCCACGGCGAAGAAGCAGGCCGATGAGCGCGTTGCGCAGTACCTGTCCTTCCTGGAGCAAAATCAGATAGCGAAAAAAGACATCAGCTCCGCTAACCTGCGCACCCAACCGGACTACGACTACCAGAACGGTAAAAGCATTCTGAAAGGGTATCGTGCGGTTCGTACTGTGGAAGTGACGCTGCGTCAGTTGGATAAGCTCAACCCGCTACTGGACGGCGCGCTGAAGGCGGGACTGAATGAGATCCGTTCCGTGTCGTTAGGCGTGGCACAACCGGATGCCTATAAGGACAAAGCGCGTAAGGCGGCGATTGATAACGCGATTCACCAGGCGCAGGAGCTGGCGGCGGGCTTTAACAGCAAGCTGGGGCCGGTTTATAGCGTGCGCTACCATGTCTCGAACTATCAGCCAAGCCCAATGGTGCGGATGATGAAAGCGGATGCGGCACCGGTTTCTGCACAGGAAACTTACGAGCAGGCGGCGATTCAGTTTGACGATCAGGTCGATGTGGTATTCCAGCTTGAACCTGCGGCAGGACAGCAGCAGGCAACGGCAGCGAAAGCACAGTAA
- a CDS encoding MFS transporter, whose product MSESCEVTEITKKKGIPAWWVTIFLFWLGWIFMYADRTILNPVMGELEKEFGLSGTQLGILNSVFYFSYALLQVPAGILGDKIGKKKVLVPGFILFGLFTAVTGWAKSWYTLLFARVVTGAGEGTYYGPQYGLSSEQIPRKYRSLGSAIINSGMAFGIALGLMTSSWLVYDQGYSWRMPFYAMAIPSILVGVAIWLLVKEKKRSADVDGQAVKKGKFSDLLKNRNLILTYIMVFCSLFGFFVILTWLPYYLQSERGIAGSETGFISSLVAWISIPGALLFSSLSDKLGKRKPLILFLVPVAIISMLSIIWMPTMTGVVIALCVYGLVGKLALDPVLVALVADSVDENNYSTAFGLFNFIGMSSSILAPIIAGAARDITGSLASSFYVSAILLGIGLVAMLFLKEKRT is encoded by the coding sequence ATGTCTGAATCATGCGAAGTGACTGAGATCACAAAGAAAAAAGGAATACCGGCCTGGTGGGTCACTATTTTCCTGTTCTGGCTGGGATGGATTTTTATGTACGCCGACCGGACAATATTGAACCCGGTGATGGGTGAACTGGAAAAAGAATTCGGCTTAAGTGGAACGCAATTAGGTATTCTTAATTCGGTATTCTATTTTTCTTATGCCTTATTACAGGTACCGGCAGGAATTCTTGGCGACAAAATCGGTAAGAAAAAAGTACTGGTGCCAGGCTTTATTCTGTTTGGTCTTTTCACCGCCGTGACCGGTTGGGCAAAAAGTTGGTACACCCTGCTGTTTGCCCGCGTTGTTACCGGCGCGGGAGAAGGGACCTACTATGGCCCGCAGTACGGCTTATCCTCTGAGCAGATCCCCAGAAAATATCGTTCGCTGGGTAGCGCCATTATCAACAGCGGCATGGCCTTCGGTATCGCGTTGGGTCTGATGACCTCAAGCTGGCTGGTTTACGATCAGGGTTATTCCTGGCGCATGCCGTTCTACGCCATGGCGATCCCATCAATCCTCGTGGGTGTGGCTATCTGGCTGTTAGTCAAAGAGAAGAAGCGTAGCGCAGATGTTGATGGCCAGGCGGTGAAAAAAGGGAAATTTAGCGATCTCCTGAAAAACCGTAACCTGATCCTGACTTATATTATGGTGTTCTGTAGCCTGTTTGGTTTCTTCGTTATCCTCACCTGGCTTCCTTATTATCTGCAAAGCGAACGCGGCATTGCCGGGAGCGAAACAGGGTTTATCTCTTCGCTGGTGGCATGGATTTCTATTCCCGGCGCACTGCTATTCTCCAGCCTGTCTGACAAATTAGGTAAGCGTAAACCGCTCATTTTGTTCCTGGTTCCGGTTGCGATCATCAGCATGCTGTCAATTATCTGGATGCCAACGATGACCGGCGTGGTTATCGCGCTGTGCGTTTACGGCCTTGTCGGCAAACTGGCGCTGGATCCGGTTCTGGTGGCACTGGTTGCGGATAGCGTTGATGAAAATAATTACAGCACCGCGTTTGGCTTATTTAATTTCATCGGTATGAGTTCATCTATTCTGGCACCCATTATTGCTGGCGCAGCGCGCGATATAACGGGCAGCCTGGCATCCAGTTTTTATGTCTCTGCCATTCTGCTGGGTATTGGCCTGGTCGCCATGCTGTTTTTGAAAGAAAAACGTACATAA
- the fbaA gene encoding class II fructose-bisphosphate aldolase: MSKIFDFVKPGVITGDDVQKVFQVAKENNFALPAVNCVGTDSINAVLETAAKVKAPVIVQFSNGGASFIAGKGVKSDVPQGAAILGAISGAHHVHQMAEHYGVPVILHTDHCAKKLLPWIDGLLDAGEKHFAATGKPLFSSHMIDLSEESLEENIEICSKYLARMSKMGMTLEIELGCTGGEEDGVDNSHMDASALYTQPEDVDYAYTELSKISPRFTIAASFGNVHGVYKPGNVVLTPTILRDSQEYVSKKHNLPHNSLNFVFHGGSGSTAQEIKDSVSYGVVKMNIDTDTQWATWEGVLNYYKANEAYLQGQLGNPKGEDQPNKKYYDPRVWLRAGQATMITRLEQAFKELNAVDVL; this comes from the coding sequence ATGTCTAAAATTTTTGATTTCGTAAAACCAGGCGTGATCACTGGTGATGACGTACAGAAAGTTTTCCAGGTAGCTAAAGAAAACAACTTTGCTCTGCCAGCGGTTAACTGCGTGGGTACCGACTCCATTAACGCCGTTCTGGAAACTGCTGCAAAAGTTAAAGCGCCGGTCATCGTTCAGTTCTCCAACGGTGGCGCTTCTTTCATCGCGGGTAAAGGCGTGAAATCTGACGTTCCTCAGGGTGCGGCAATCCTGGGTGCTATCTCCGGTGCGCATCACGTTCACCAGATGGCTGAACACTACGGTGTTCCGGTTATCCTGCACACTGACCACTGCGCGAAGAAACTGCTGCCGTGGATCGACGGTCTGCTGGACGCGGGTGAAAAACACTTTGCAGCAACCGGCAAACCGCTGTTCTCTTCTCACATGATCGACCTGTCTGAAGAGTCTCTGGAAGAGAACATCGAAATCTGCTCCAAATACCTGGCGCGCATGTCCAAAATGGGCATGACCCTGGAAATCGAACTGGGTTGCACCGGTGGTGAAGAAGACGGCGTGGACAACAGCCACATGGACGCTTCCGCACTGTACACCCAGCCGGAAGACGTTGATTACGCTTACACCGAGCTGAGCAAAATCAGCCCGCGTTTCACCATCGCCGCTTCCTTCGGTAACGTACACGGCGTTTACAAGCCGGGTAACGTGGTTCTGACCCCGACCATCCTGCGCGACTCTCAGGAATATGTTTCTAAGAAACATAACCTGCCGCACAACAGCCTGAACTTCGTCTTCCACGGCGGTTCTGGTTCTACCGCTCAGGAAATCAAAGACTCCGTAAGCTACGGCGTAGTGAAAATGAACATTGATACCGATACCCAATGGGCGACCTGGGAAGGTGTTCTGAACTACTACAAAGCGAACGAAGCTTACCTGCAGGGTCAGTTGGGTAACCCGAAAGGCGAAGATCAGCCGAACAAGAAATACTACGATCCGCGCGTATGGCTTCGCGCTGGTCAGGCAACCATGATCACTCGTTTGGAACAGGCTTTCAAAGAACTGAACGCGGTTGACGTTCTGTAA
- the argO gene encoding arginine exporter ArgO, whose translation MISYYFQGLALGAAMILPLGPQNAFVMNQGIRRQYHIMIALLCAVSDLLLICAGIFGGSALLMQSPWLLALVTWGGVAFLLWYGFGALKTAMSSNLELASAEVMKQGRWKIIATMLAVTWLNPHVYLDTFVVLGSLGGQLDVEPKRWFALGTVSASFLWFFGLALLAAWLAPRLRTAKAQRIINTLVGMVMWFIAFQLAKEGVAHVHALFN comes from the coding sequence ATGATATCGTATTACTTTCAAGGTCTTGCCCTTGGCGCGGCGATGATCCTTCCACTTGGTCCGCAGAACGCATTCGTGATGAACCAGGGGATTCGCCGTCAGTATCACATCATGATTGCACTGCTGTGCGCCGTCAGCGATCTGCTGCTGATTTGTGCCGGGATCTTTGGTGGCAGCGCGCTGCTGATGCAGTCGCCGTGGCTGTTAGCGCTGGTCACCTGGGGCGGCGTAGCTTTTCTGCTTTGGTACGGGTTTGGCGCGTTAAAAACCGCCATGAGCAGTAATCTTGAGCTGGCCAGTGCAGAAGTGATGAAGCAGGGGCGCTGGAAGATAATCGCTACTATGCTGGCGGTCACCTGGCTGAATCCACACGTTTACCTTGATACCTTCGTGGTGCTCGGGAGCCTTGGCGGGCAACTGGACGTGGAGCCGAAACGCTGGTTTGCCCTCGGCACCGTTAGCGCCTCTTTCCTGTGGTTCTTTGGACTGGCGTTACTGGCCGCGTGGCTTGCACCGCGACTGCGGACCGCAAAAGCGCAGCGGATCATCAATACGCTGGTAGGGATGGTGATGTGGTTTATCGCCTTTCAGCTGGCAAAAGAGGGGGTTGCGCACGTTCACGCCCTGTTCAACTAA